A window from Betta splendens chromosome 1, fBetSpl5.4, whole genome shotgun sequence encodes these proteins:
- the hapstr1b gene encoding HUWE1-associated protein modifying stress responses — protein MEERKEEGESEIQEHGPEHWFTKWERQCLAEAEQGDSNEEETEQSQQKLWHLFQNSATAVAQLYKDRVCQQQGLSLWVPFQNAATAVTNLYKESMEARQRSYDLGIHLGYQRRNKEVIAWVKKRRRNIRREDLISFLCGKVPPPRTSRAPPRVAMVSASRPSVPETGNSVETDLQPFREAIALHGLSGAMASISVRSGPPGSPTHPAQSLTRRRNGLHDVDLNTFIAEEMALHLDSTGNRKRGPAPCSDVITDSPTHKRNRML, from the exons atggaggagaggaaagaagaggGAGAGTCAGAGATCCAGGAACACGGCCCTGAACACTGGTTCACCAAATGGGAACGACAGTGCTTGGCCGAGGCCGAGCAGGGCGATTCGAACGAAGAGGAGACGGAACAAAGTCAACAGAAACTGTGGCACCTCTTTCAAAACTCAGCCACCGCCGTAGCGCAGCTTTACAAAG ATAGAGTATGTCAGCAGCAAGGCCTCTCTCTCTGGGTGCCTTTCCAGAatgcagccacagctgtcactAACCTGTATAAAG AGAGTATGGAGGCTCGTCAGAGAAGCTATGACCTAGGTATCCACTTGGGCTACCAGCGCAGGAATAAGGAGGTAATCGCATGGGTGAAGAAACGTAGAAGAAATATCAGACGAGAAGACCTCATCAGCTTCCTATGTGGCAAAGTCCCGCCTCCACGAACATCTCGTGCCCCACCTAGAGTTGCCATGGTGTCTGCAAGCCGACCGTCGGTCCCAGAGACCGGCAACTCTGTCGAGACTGATCTGCAGCCTTTCAGAGAGGCAATTGCACTGCACG GCCTTAGTGGTGCCATGGCTAGCATATCTGTACGTTCTGGCCCTCCTGGTTCCCCAACTCATCCCGCACAGTCCCTCACTCGTCGTAGGAATGGTCTTCATGATGTGGACCTCAACACCTTTATCGCTGAAGAGATGGCACTCCATTTGGATTCCACAGGCAATCGTAAAAGAGGCCCTGCCCCCTGTAGTGATGTTATCACAGACTCACCCACTCATAAACGTAACCGGATGCTCTGA
- the abcg2b gene encoding broad substrate specificity ATP-binding cassette transporter ABCG2b — translation MKMANNSVSPGENFQQEGPTLTFSQLNYVIQETRCCRKIGPEKHILKNVSGIMRPGVNAIMGATGSGKTSLLDVIAGRKNPAGLRQGRVMVNGKVVTSKLGISSGYVVQDDVLMGTFSVRENLLFSANLRLNPSLYSNMDKQAKVNEIIKELGLEDCANTKIGTEFLRGVSGGERKRCSIGMELVTSPSLLFLDEPTTGLDSNTANSIISQLHNLSRKGTTVIFSIHQPRYSIFKLFDQLTLMHKGEMVYSGPANYALEYFANLGYHIDQFNNPADFLMDITNGQVTSSVMEFEKQHYADGQNTLATRYQQSHIYQHVLQELDQMNQSNFVKGQAKSGGYATSFFYQLHVVCRRTILNMLRNPQTSYAQMSVNIVFGILSGLIYYQIPLTLPEAIQNRTGAFFFLIMNMVFANLSAVEIFINERAIFIHENSSGYYRTSVYFLSKIFADLLPNRLIPITAFSAIAYYMMGLNPGIKYFACFALTMVLTSLAAVSVAFLVSASVSLFAIANLFVALPFVFMMVFGGFLVDLNSMLSWLSWIKWFSIFKYGLDAAFINEFEGQNFISNGSVIPGVVFLERQGLDSSAWGFWQNQVALLGIITVCMFLSYVQLRRINRWK, via the exons ATGAAGATGGCTAATAATAGCGTTAGTCCTGGGGAGAATTTCCAGCAAGAAGGGCCGACCCTCACGTTCAGCCAGTTAAATTATGTCATTCAAGAAACACGATGCTGCCGCAAGATAGGTCCTGAAAAACACATCCTCAAAAATgtaag TGGCATCATGCGCCCTGGAGTCAACGCTATCATGGGAGCCACGGGAAGTGGCAAAACATC ACTCCTGGACGTAATCGCAGGCAGAAAAAATCCTGCTGGATTGCGTCAAGGTCGGGTCATGGTGAACGGCAAAGTGGTCACATCTAAACTGGGGATCAGCTCTGGATACGTGGTTCAG GACGATGTCCTGATGGGAACGTTCTCCGTGCGAGAGAACTTGTTGTTCAGCGCCAATCTGCGCCTCAACCCTTCACTTTACTCCAACATGGACAAACAGGCCAAAGTAAATGAGATCATAAAAGAACTGGGCCTTGAGGACTGTGCGAACACTAAG ATCGGGACCGAGTTCCTGCGCGGCGTGTCGGGAGGCGAGAGGAAGAGGTGCAGCATCGGGATGGAGCTGGTCACGTCTCCGTCGCTGCTGTTTCTGGACGAACCCACCACCGGGCTGGATTCAAACACCGCCAACAGCATCATCAGCCAACTGCACAA cctgtccAGGAAAGGCACCACCGTCATCTTCTCCATCCACCAGCCGCGCTACTCCATCTTCAAACTGTTTGACCAGCTGACTCTGATGCATAAAGGGGAGATGGTGTATTCTGGGCCAGCAAACTACGCACTAGAATACTTCGCAAACCTCG GCTACCACATCGACCAGTTCAACAATCCCGCTGACTTCCTCATGGACATCACGAATGGCCAAGTAACATCAAGTGTAATGGAATTCGAGAAGCAACACT ATGCAGATGGTCAAAACACACTGGCCACAAGATACCAGCAGTCGCACATATATCAGCATGTTCTTCAGGAGTTGGACCAAATGAACCAAAGTAACTTTGTCAAAGGTCAAGCTAAATCCGGGGGCTACGCCACATCTTTCTTCTACCAG CTGCATGTGGTGTGCAGACGGACCATCCTGAACATGCTGAGGAACCCTCAGACCTCCTACGCCCAGATGTCAGTCAACATCGTGTTCGGCATCCTGTCGGGACTGATTTACTACCAGATCCCCCTGACCCTGCCCGAGGCCATACAGAACAG GACTGGAgccttcttcttcctcatcatGAACATGGTGTTTGCAAACCTCTCTGCTGTTGAAATCTTCATCAACGAACGAGCCATTTTCAT TCACGAGAACTCCAGTGGATATTACCGCACGTCCGTCTACTTCTTGTCCAAGATCTTCGCTGATCTCCTTCCGAACCGCCTGATTCCCATCACTGCGTTTTCAGCCATCGCCTACTACATGATGG GGTTGAATCCCGGCATCAAGTATTTCGCCTGCTTCGCTCTGACCATGGTTCTGACCAGCCTGGCAGCCGTCAGCGTGGCCTTCCTCGTCTCTGCCAGTGTCTCATTGTTCGCCATAGCCAACCTATTCGTGGCTCTGCCCTTCGTCTTCATGATG GTTTTTGGTGGATTTCTTGTGGATCTCAACAGCATGCTGAGCTGGCTGTCCTGGATTAAATGGTTCAGCATTTTCAAGTATGGATTGGAT GCGGCGTTCATCAACGAATTTGAAGGACAGAACTTCATCTCCAATGGCAGTGT GATCCCAGGGGTGGTGTTCTTGGAAAGGCAGGGCCTGGATTCCTCTGCGTGGGGCTTCTGGCAGAACCAGGTGGCTCTGCTGGGGATCATAACTGTGTGCATGTTCCTGTCCTACGTGCAGCTGAGGCGAATCAACCGCTGGAAATAG
- the LOC114862659 gene encoding proline-rich protein 18-like, translated as MAEDASENLNAFTKSVSSLAPSSFFFLHFTRGTELLSYLALCLAKMPFIPQMSIACSVSGLTGKEKPTNSTASTAVVARPSVPRDDYGSTVKQRLALNFKQLGKKSSHLPAAKGTSAVELPPRRRDRLLLSSQTDSLPASSSGESLAKTQQRRHVSRSEKAEPAVKVRSRHQEETSFTLTLTPEAVLLLQRRNSERHQRSAARNAGGGAGACGSAPDSRRRRESASKRHPPAAQKHCTSSRGAVKSNSDADSGDISSIVKISLLNEQHKYDDVEYEEEESSGVDEHVILKCTEWLRGLESTPVTVATSPNKRLSTKSF; from the coding sequence ATGGCCGAGGATGCGTCGGAGAACCTCAACGCCTTCACCAAGTCAGTTTCCTCCTTGGCGCCGTCGTCTTTCTTCTTCCTGCACTTCACCCGTGGAACCGAACTCCTCTCCTACCTGGCGCTGTGTCTGGCCAAAATGCCGTTCATACCACAGATGTCTATTGCATGCTCCGTGTCGGGCCTGACGGGGAAGGAGAAACCTACCAACAGCACTGCATCTACAGCTGTTGTGGCCAGGCCCAGCGTCCCAAGGGACGACTACGGCagcacagtgaagcagagacTGGCTTTGAACTTCAAGCAGCTGGGGAAAAAGAGCAGTCATCTTCCAGCTGCCAAAGGCACATCTGCAGTGGAGCTGCCACCCAGGAGACGGGATCGACTGCTGCTGTCCTCGCAGACAGACAGCCTCCCAGCCTCCAGCTCGGGCGAGTCTCTGGCGAAGACGCAGCAGCGCCGGCACGTGAGCCGTTCGGAAAAGGCCGAACCAGCCGTGAAGGTGAGGAGCAGGCACCAGGAGGAGACCAGCTTCACGCTGACGCTCACTCCCGAGgcagttctgctgctgcagaggcggAACAGCGAGAGACACCAACGATCGGCCGCCAGAAATGCTGGCGGTGGAGCTGGTGCTTGTGGAAGTGCGCCAGATTCCAGGCGCAGGAGGGAAAGCGCCTCTAAACGGCATCCGCCCGCAGCACAGAAGCACTGCACGAGCAGCAGAGGCGCCGTGAAAAGCAACAGCGACGCTGACTCAGGAGACATCAGCTCCATCGTTAAAATCTCCCTCCTGAACGAGCAGCACAAGTACGATGATGTGGAGtacgaggaagaggagagctCTGGTGTGGACGAACACGTGATCCTGAAATGTACCGAGTGGCTCCGTGGGCTGGAGAGCACACCCGTAACCGTAGCGACCAGTCCGAATAAGCGCTTGAGCACTAAGAGTTTCTAA